In Uranotaenia lowii strain MFRU-FL chromosome 2, ASM2978415v1, whole genome shotgun sequence, one genomic interval encodes:
- the LOC129741833 gene encoding uncharacterized protein LOC129741833 translates to MKKYYLVRQKLEVLLDAADSDGADEDAKESEAAKKRRLQRQAAEREAKFDEETLEVEEQYCILKSALLALRPKKIESLSSSGSADRVDTMSRVKLPDIKLPGFNGKLRDWIPFRDMFSSLIHNNEQLSDIDKFTYLRSAISGEALQEISSIELSADNYQVACDMLEKRYENKKLIVKAYLDALFGIEPLKKESGEALNRLVSDFDRNIQMLGKIGEDTEKWSTILAYMVCARLDSVTLRQWESHHNSKDVPTYQKVMDFLRDQALVLQSVAPNRHEDIDSRRQRTTVYATSRFQNNCVFCGNSFHTASTCSKFRAMSVPQRFELVKMKRLCINCLGSGHFIDRCSRGPCRECNRKHHSMLHKSFNSFSSQSSVSQNQSTVNSQSYRNNNRSGPSDQSQKQELIRQDQQSQNSNTNPQAQENSTHSYPIIQTRIRHTQPQHTTDNSFTFNAAPRPKSAKFRSPQVLISTAVVRVEDRFGNHSFARTLLDSCSEYCYVTKSFAKRLNLRRSRNVLRVQGIGNESVKSIESVEARVRPRVSEISSFSEDMSFHVLPKITSNLPTTKVSLNGIKIPHDLVLADPEFWSPGPIDMIIGAEYFCNLLRSGKCKVSDDGPTLQETKFGWVVSGRVPESSV, encoded by the coding sequence ATGAAAAAATACTACCTGGTAAGGCAGAAATTGGAAGTGTTGTTGGATGCTGCTGACAGTGACGGAGCTGACGAGGATGCCAAGGAGTCAGAAGCTGCTAAGAAACGAAGGTTGCAGAGACAGGCTGCGGAGCGTGAAGCGAAGTTCGACGAAGAAACGCTAGAAGTCGAAGAGCAGTACTGTATACTGAAGTCAGCCCTCCTTGCTCTGCGTCCGAAGAAGATTGAGTCTTTGAGTTCTTCTGGATCTGCTGATAGAGTTGACACGATGTCGCGTGTCAAGTTACCGGACATAAAGCTGCCTGGATTCAATGGGAAACTTCGGGATTGGATTCCGTTTCGTGACATGTTCTCCAGCTTGATTCATAACAACGAACAGCTATCGGACATCGACAAATTTACATACCTACGGTCAGCGATAAGCGGAGAAGCGCTTCAGGAGATCAGCTCCATAGAACTGTCCGCCGATAATTACCAGGTAGCCTGCGACATGTTGGAGAAGAGGTACGAGAACAAAAAGTTGATCGTGAAGGCGTATTTGGATGCACTTTTTGGAATCGAGCCTCTGAAGAAGGAAAGCGGTGAAGCTTTGAACCGCCTAGTCAGTGATTTTGATCGCAACATACAAATGCTGGGCAAGATAGGCGAGGACACAGAGAAGTGGTCGACAATTCTGGCATACATGGTTTGCGCTCGCTTAGATTCGGTTACCCTTCGTCAGTGGGAGAGTCACCACAATTCAAAAGATGTTCCGACGTACCAGAAAGTGATGGACTTCCTGAGAGACCAGGCGTTGGTTTTGCAGTCGGTTGCACCCAATAGGCATGAGGACATCGATAGTCGTCGCCAGCGTACAACAGTGTACGCCACGTCGAGATTCCAGAACAACTGTGTGTTCTGTGGTAATTCGTTCCATACAGCATCTACGTGCAGCAAGTTCAGAGCGATGTCAGTACCCCAGCGTTTTGAATTGGTCAAGATGAAGCGGCTCTGCATCAATTGTTTGGGTTCTGGTCATTTTATCGATCGTTGTAGCAGAGGACCATGTCGTGAGTGCAACAGAAAGCACCATTCGATGTTGCACaaaagttttaacagtttttcgaGTCAGAGCTCCGTTTCACAAAACCAGTCGACAGTCAACAGTCAATCCTATCGTAATAATAATCGCTCAGGACCTTCTGATCAAAGTCAAAAACAAGAGTTGATTAGACAGGATCAACAAAGTCAAAATTCGAACACAAATCCTCAAGCACAAGAGAATTCCACTCATTCCTACCCCATAATACAAACACGCATTCGCCACACTCAACCACAACACACCACAGACAATTCCTTTACTTTTAATGCGGCACCAAGGCCGAAAAGCGCTAAATTTCGTTCGCCTCAAGTTTTGATATCAACCGCTGTAGTGCGTGTTGAAGATCGTTTTGGTAATCATTCGTTTGCGAGAACACTGTTGGATTCGTGTTCTGAATATTGCTATGTTACGAAAAGCTTTGCGAAAAGATTGAATCTCCGAAGAAGTCGGAATGTTTTGAGAGTCCAAGGCATTGGAAATGAGTCAGTTAAATCGATTGAGTCAGTTGAGGCGAGAGTTCGGCCTCGTGTGTCAGAAATTTCTTCGTTTTCGGAAGATATGAGTTTCCATGTGTTGCCTAAGATCACGAGTAATCTGCCCACCACCAAAGTATCGCTTAATGGGATCAAGATTCCTCATGATTTGGTATTGGCGGACCCTGAGTTTTGGAGCCCGGGTCCGATTGATATGATTATTGGGGCAGAATACTTCTGCAATTTGTTACGTTCAGGAAAGTGTAAAGTTTCGGACGATGGTCCAACCCTGCAAGAAACTAAGTTTGGATGGGTTGTTTCCGGGAGAGTTCCGGAAAGTTCCGTTTAG